From Garra rufa chromosome 19, GarRuf1.0, whole genome shotgun sequence, the proteins below share one genomic window:
- the shc3 gene encoding SHC-transforming protein 3, which translates to MLHRAKYNRFRNESVTSVDELLHGLSMNAKVSAVPPSPPVGDPPYAPPAEVLPPDPAEESGTLCTLINKVSNLKFANSSGLLGIKGLPSAVKDLAVSKLQGGATGGGSGSPGSSALPAASGASHAPLEPGSTGSGKKGRMEESQPGGEGWGLGGTGAAGCGGLVNKPSRGWLHSSEKISGPGVTYVVKYLGCIEVLRSMRSLDFTTRSQITRYCNSICLSTNYRKNIYKKGTAPSKLLSSILGKSNLQFAGMSINLNISTSSLNLMTPDSKQIIANHHMQSISFASGGDPDTTDYVAYVAKDPVNRRACHILECSDGLAQDVISTIGQAFDLRFQLYLQCPSSKPSSMHDRVMSTDEPPWTEEGEESADHHYYNSIPGKMPPPGGFIDARLTNQSQDSSQTAGVDQTYYQGRPMFIQQGSCDIYSLPELKGQAPKAGEVPTYVNTQHIDTQVLAALQGETETPSDSGTSGTAKDSPRKDLFDMKPFEDAIMTQNPAPAPSASELHKAASVDNSSPLLMRAAALRAQEELEDQTWYHGEMSRRQAEKLLLHDGDFLVRKSTTNPGSYVLTGMHNGLAKHLLLVDPEGTVRTKDHIFESISHLIGHHRDNNLPIVSAGSELCLKQPVDRKQ; encoded by the exons ATGCTTCACCGTGCTAAATACAACCGATTCCGGAATGAGTCAGTGACGTCCGTCGATGAGCTTCTGCACGGTCTCTCCATGAATGCCAAGGTCTCGGCCGTCCCGCCGTCGCCGCCCGTGGGCGACCCTCCGTACGCCCCGCCAGCCGAGGTCTTGCCGCCCGACCCCGCGGAAGAGTCCGGCACCTTGTGCACCCTCATCAACAAAGTCTCCAACCTCAAATTCGCCAACTCCTCCGGACTGCTGGGCATCAAGGGCCTGCCGTCCGCCGTCAAGGACCTGGCCGTGTCCAAGCTCCAGGGAGGAGCGACAGGGGGCGGATCCGGCAGCCCGGGCTCGTCCGCCCTCCCGGCGGCCTCAGGAGCATCTCACGCCCCGCTGGAGCCTGGTTCCACTGGCTCGGGGAAGAAGGGCAGGATGGAAGAGTCTCAGCCCGGCGGAGAGGGCTGGGGCCTGGGCGGGACGGGTGCCGCGGGTTGCGGCGGGCTGGTGAATAAGCCTTCTCGTGGATGGCTGCACTCCAGCGAAAAGATTTCCGGACCTGGAGTGACGTACGTCGTCAAG tatttgGGCTGCATTGAAGTTCTCCGGTCCATGAGATCCCTGGACTTCACCACACGATCACAAATCACACGGTACTGCAACTCTATCTGTCTTTCTACAAATTATA gaaaaaacatttacaaaaaggGGACa GCTCCCTCTAAACTCCTCTCCAGTATTCTGGGCAAGAGTAACCTGCAGTTTGCTGGTATGAGCATCAATCTCAACATCTCCACCAGCAGTTTAAACCTGATGACACCGGACTCCAAACAG ATAATAGCCAATCATCACATGCAGTCCATATCCTTTGCCTCCGGTGGAGATCCG GACACGACTGATTACGTCGCTTATGTGGCAAAAGATCCTGTTAACCGGAGAG CATGTCATATTCTGGAGTGCTCTGACGGTCTGGCTCAGGATGTGATCAGTACTATCGGTCAGGCGTTTGACCTGCGCTTTCAGCTCTATCTGCAGTGTCCGTCCAGCAAACCCTCGTCCATGCATGACAG GGTTATGAGTACGGACGAGCCCCCGTGGACGGAGGAAGGAGAGGAGTCCGCCGATCACCACTACTACAACAGCATTCCCGGAAAGATGCCTCCACCAGGAGGATTCATTGATGCtagactgaccaatcagagccaAGACAGCAGTCAG ACCGCTGGAGTCGACCAGACATACTACCAGGGCCGACCCATGTTCATCCAACAAG GGTCCTGTGACATATACAGTCTCCCTGAGCTCAAAGGTCAAGCCCCTAAAGCCGGAGAAGTGCCCACGTATGTGAACACGCAGCACATTGACACGCAGGTGTTGGCCGCCCTCCAGGGGGAGACAGAGACGCCGTCCGATTCGGGTACGAGCGGGACAGCTAAAGACAGCCCGAGGAAGGACCTCTTTGACATGA AGCCGTTTGAGGACGCCATCATGACCCAGAATCCAGCTCCAGCCCCTTCAGCTTCTGAACTGCATAAAGCGGCGTCCGTGGATAACTCCAGTCCTCTGCTGATGCGCGCGGCCGCATTGAGAGCTCAGGAGGAGCTGGAGGACCAGACGTGGTACCACGGAGAGATGAGCCGCCGACAGGCAGAGAAACTGCTGCTCCACGACGGAGACTTCCTGGTGCGGAAGAGCACCACAAACCCAGGCTCATACGTGCTGACGGGGATGCACAACGGCCTGGCCAAACACCTGCTGCTGGTCGATCCGGAGGGAACG GTCCGGACGAAAGATCACATATTCGAGAGCATAAGCCACCTGATCGGCCATCATCGCGACAACAACCTGCCGATCGTGTCGGCGGGAAGCGAACTGTGTTTGAAGCAGCCGGTGGACAGAAAACAGTGA